In the Helicobacter typhlonius genome, one interval contains:
- the ccoP gene encoding cytochrome-c oxidase, cbb3-type subunit III, producing the protein MNWSDNITTLGLLGAFVILVLTIFVMGVYLKKIKDGKAEGESVGESWDGIGEQTNNLPVGWAACFLGVLIWGFWYIFLGYPLNAYSQIGEYNKEVQSFNEKYASTWETLDNQELKNMGQNIFLVQCSQCHGINAGGMNGKAEDLTKWGKEEGIIEAIKTGSKGLNYIAGEMVPVELSDSDARAVAAYVMQEISSVKSTKYTLEVSKGKEIFAEQCAACHGDEGKGNGGGLDGFAPDLTKYGTTNFLAEVLEKGKKGMIGVMPSFEYANFAQKQKDALNAFIRDLESIE; encoded by the coding sequence ATGAATTGGTCAGATAATATAACAACACTAGGGTTGCTAGGTGCTTTTGTTATCTTGGTACTCACTATCTTTGTGATGGGTGTATATCTCAAAAAAATTAAAGATGGCAAGGCTGAAGGAGAGTCGGTCGGCGAAAGCTGGGACGGCATAGGTGAGCAAACAAATAATCTTCCTGTTGGTTGGGCTGCTTGCTTTTTAGGTGTGCTTATTTGGGGCTTTTGGTATATATTCCTAGGCTATCCACTTAACGCATATTCACAAATTGGTGAATACAACAAAGAAGTGCAAAGCTTCAATGAAAAATACGCATCTACTTGGGAAACTCTTGATAATCAAGAACTCAAGAATATGGGGCAAAACATATTCTTAGTACAATGCTCACAATGCCACGGCATCAATGCTGGAGGTATGAATGGCAAGGCAGAAGACCTCACAAAATGGGGTAAAGAAGAGGGTATTATCGAAGCTATTAAAACAGGTAGCAAGGGCTTAAATTACATTGCTGGTGAAATGGTGCCTGTGGAGCTAAGCGATAGCGATGCAAGAGCAGTAGCAGCGTATGTAATGCAAGAAATTTCAAGTGTAAAAAGCACAAAATACACACTTGAAGTAAGTAAGGGTAAAGAAATTTTTGCAGAGCAATGTGCAGCTTGTCACGGAGATGAGGGCAAAGGTAATGGTGGCGGACTCGATGGCTTTGCGCCAGACTTGACAAAATATGGCACAACAAATTTCTTGGCGGAAGTGCTTGAAAAAGGCAAAAAGGGTATGATTGGTGTTATGCCTTCATTCGAGTATGCTAACTTTGCGCAAAAGCAAAAAGATGCACTTAACGCGTTTATCCGCGACTTAGAATCTATAGAGTAA
- a CDS encoding cytochrome c oxidase, cbb3-type, CcoQ subunit, with the protein MMEEFIMRFIIAYQKEIYLIVTLLLVAFLYGYVYHLYSSQAKGKKDYEKYAKLALNDNLDDEPVEPRKQKSNKGETDELVR; encoded by the coding sequence ATGATGGAGGAATTCATAATGCGGTTTATCATCGCCTATCAAAAAGAGATTTATCTCATCGTTACGCTTTTGCTCGTAGCGTTTTTGTATGGGTATGTGTATCATCTCTACTCCTCACAAGCTAAAGGCAAAAAGGATTATGAGAAGTATGCAAAGTTAGCGTTAAACGATAATCTTGATGATGAACCCGTTGAGCCACGAAAACAAAAATCCAATAAAGGGGAAACAGATGAATTGGTCAGATAA
- the ccoO gene encoding cytochrome-c oxidase, cbb3-type subunit II, with protein sequence MFSFLEKNPFFFTVAFLLVFSIAGLVEVIPGFAKKAQPIEGLKPYSLLETAGRQVYIAEGCYNCHSQLIRPFKAETDRYGSYSLSGEYAYDRPFLWGSKRTGPDLHRVGDSRNAVDWHDGHMRDPKSRVPGSIMPAYEHLYTKNVDFETAFAEAYTQKVVFGVPYDVEGGVQIGADSYVKGDVNSLAKAREIFKQEAQAVVDEMISQDVKEAYEKGEVKQIVALIAYMNSLGQSRRAASPVVSVSRAEAAE encoded by the coding sequence ATGTTTAGTTTTTTGGAAAAAAATCCATTCTTTTTCACGGTTGCGTTTTTGTTGGTTTTTTCTATTGCTGGGCTCGTGGAGGTAATCCCGGGCTTTGCGAAGAAAGCTCAACCTATTGAGGGGCTAAAGCCTTACTCTCTGCTTGAAACAGCAGGGCGACAGGTATATATAGCTGAAGGTTGCTATAACTGCCATTCACAGCTTATTCGTCCGTTTAAGGCTGAAACAGACAGATATGGCTCATACAGCCTTAGCGGTGAGTATGCGTATGACAGACCATTCTTGTGGGGTTCAAAGCGTACAGGACCAGATTTGCATAGAGTAGGTGATAGCCGTAATGCAGTGGATTGGCACGATGGACATATGAGAGATCCAAAGTCTCGTGTGCCCGGCTCAATTATGCCAGCGTATGAGCATCTCTACACAAAAAATGTTGATTTTGAAACAGCATTTGCTGAAGCATATACACAAAAAGTTGTTTTTGGTGTGCCTTATGATGTAGAAGGTGGTGTGCAAATTGGTGCGGATTCTTATGTCAAAGGTGATGTAAATTCACTTGCAAAAGCGAGAGAAATCTTTAAACAAGAAGCTCAAGCTGTTGTAGATGAGATGATAAGCCAAGATGTAAAAGAGGCTTACGAAAAAGGCGAAGTAAAACAAATCGTAGCACTTATTGCCTATATGAATAGTCTTGGGCAATCTCGCCGTGCAGCATCACCTGTAGTATCAGTATCACGGGCAGAAGCAGCAGAATGA
- the gpmI gene encoding 2,3-bisphosphoglycerate-independent phosphoglycerate mutase, with protein MYMKSILVITDGIGYSEKTQYNAFYHAKKPTYDYLFANVPYGMIDTFGMSVGLPEGQMGNSEVGHMCIGSGRILYQDLVRISQAIAKSEIQKNPAFLQVVQNVEVVHLCGLLSDGGVHSHIEHFKALAQILENQNKRVFLHLITDGRDVLPQSANTFITEIENLCGKNISIASIAGRFYAMDRDKRWDRVQKAYDTLVIGANPSTLSPQEYVCSLYEEGIYDEFIVPASFGGFTGIKDNEGFIFINFRSDRAREIVDALGNPNFEGFKRECVVKCHIATMTEYDANFPYPILFPKQKVQNTLAEVIAANGLKQLHTAETEKYAHVTFFLNGGREAEFEGEKRVLIPSPNVKTYDLLPQMSAAAVGDEVLKGIEEGFDFVVVNFANGDMVGHTGNFEAAKAAVEAVDKELGRIIESAKSHKYALFITSDHGNCEEMRDEQGNVLTNHTIGQVWCFCLANGVTKVANGGLNNIAPSILKVMGLDIPKEMDKPLF; from the coding sequence GTGTATATGAAGAGTATCCTTGTGATTACTGATGGTATAGGGTATAGTGAAAAAACACAATACAATGCCTTTTACCACGCTAAAAAACCAACTTATGATTATCTTTTTGCAAATGTGCCTTATGGTATGATTGATACATTTGGAATGAGTGTAGGACTACCAGAGGGGCAAATGGGAAATTCCGAAGTGGGGCATATGTGTATTGGCTCTGGGCGCATACTTTATCAGGATTTGGTAAGAATCTCACAGGCTATCGCAAAGAGTGAGATTCAAAAAAATCCCGCTTTTTTGCAAGTAGTGCAAAATGTGGAGGTAGTGCATTTATGCGGATTATTGAGTGATGGTGGAGTGCATTCACATATTGAGCATTTTAAGGCTTTAGCGCAGATTTTGGAAAATCAAAACAAAAGGGTATTTTTGCATTTAATCACCGATGGACGTGATGTTTTACCCCAAAGTGCGAATACTTTTATAACAGAGATTGAGAATCTATGTGGTAAAAATATCTCCATAGCAAGTATTGCCGGGCGATTTTACGCTATGGATAGGGATAAACGCTGGGATAGGGTGCAAAAAGCCTATGATACCCTCGTAATAGGTGCAAATCCTAGCACACTTAGCCCACAAGAATATGTGTGCTCTCTATATGAAGAGGGTATTTATGATGAGTTTATTGTCCCTGCAAGTTTTGGCGGATTCACAGGTATCAAGGACAATGAGGGATTTATTTTTATCAATTTCCGTTCTGATAGGGCAAGAGAGATTGTCGATGCGCTAGGGAATCCTAACTTTGAGGGCTTTAAGAGAGAATGCGTAGTGAAATGCCACATTGCCACAATGACAGAATACGATGCAAATTTTCCTTATCCTATTCTCTTTCCTAAGCAAAAGGTGCAAAATACTCTTGCCGAAGTGATTGCAGCAAATGGCTTGAAGCAGCTCCATACTGCGGAGACAGAGAAATACGCACACGTTACATTTTTCCTTAATGGTGGGCGTGAGGCTGAGTTTGAGGGAGAAAAGCGCGTGCTTATCCCCTCGCCAAATGTAAAAACCTATGACTTGCTCCCGCAAATGAGTGCGGCGGCGGTGGGCGATGAGGTGCTAAAAGGTATAGAAGAGGGGTTTGATTTTGTTGTTGTGAATTTTGCAAATGGTGATATGGTGGGGCATACAGGGAACTTTGAAGCGGCAAAGGCTGCAGTAGAAGCAGTGGATAAGGAGCTTGGACGCATTATAGAATCCGCAAAGTCTCATAAATACGCACTTTTCATCACAAGCGACCACGGCAACTGCGAGGAGATGAGAGACGAGCAGGGTAATGTTCTCACAAATCATACGATTGGGCAAGTGTGGTGCTTCTGCCTTGCTAATGGCGTAACAAAAGTGGCAAATGGTGGATTAAACAATATTGCGCCGAGCATACTTAAGGTTATGGGCTTAGATATACCAAAAGAAATGGATAAGCCATTATTCTAG
- the tilS gene encoding tRNA lysidine(34) synthetase TilS has protein sequence MKLSPATQSLYTGKHLLGFSGGVDSVALFFLLLEANVPFDIAIVHYHTRKEADDEVAYAQELAQIHNKQCFVAHAPQFSHNFETQARIFRFGFFDEIIESYGYESLILAHQLNDRFEWFMMQLTLGSGLGNLLGFDWGRTYPIVRPLESTPKEELYRFCKERDLRYFEDTSNADLRFRRNFFRHRFCNDLVNTFGVGIAQSLNYLAQDKEYLLSQIAPRILFLESLHKFVSEARESLYKDSKNICEFSKTMRTERGKYQCAIFAFNINEEYLLLLACDKAAKLCGYVLSSKQREEIVKSHFNCKIHNLIIAKNDKLLFIALDSISMFQIVTKEPMTKPFKTLCATYHIPPKIRKLIWWEFQAISTHIESGADSINNPLPSHKTQQENDSFECKIKNFFTL, from the coding sequence TTGAAGCTCTCCCCCGCAACACAATCTCTTTACACAGGCAAACATCTGCTTGGATTTTCTGGCGGGGTGGATTCTGTGGCGTTGTTTTTTTTGCTCCTTGAAGCAAATGTGCCTTTTGACATCGCTATCGTGCATTATCATACACGCAAAGAAGCCGATGATGAGGTGGCGTATGCACAAGAGTTGGCACAGATTCACAACAAACAATGCTTTGTCGCCCACGCGCCGCAATTTTCTCATAATTTTGAAACTCAAGCAAGGATATTTAGATTTGGATTCTTTGATGAGATTATAGAATCTTATGGTTACGAGTCGCTTATTCTCGCTCATCAGCTCAATGATCGTTTCGAGTGGTTTATGATGCAGCTCACGCTTGGCAGTGGGCTAGGTAATTTGTTGGGTTTTGATTGGGGGCGCACATATCCTATTGTCCGCCCTTTAGAATCTACCCCAAAGGAAGAGCTTTATAGATTCTGTAAAGAGCGTGATTTACGATACTTTGAGGATACGAGTAATGCGGATTTGCGCTTTAGGCGAAATTTCTTTCGGCATAGATTTTGTAATGATCTTGTAAATACCTTTGGTGTAGGTATAGCACAGAGTCTCAATTATCTCGCGCAGGATAAGGAATATTTGCTTTCACAGATTGCCCCGCGGATTCTGTTTTTAGAATCTTTGCATAAGTTTGTGAGCGAGGCAAGAGAGTCTTTGTATAAAGATTCTAAAAATATTTGTGAATTTTCTAAGACTATGCGGACGGAGAGAGGAAAATATCAATGTGCGATTTTTGCCTTTAACATTAATGAGGAGTATTTGCTCTTGCTCGCGTGTGATAAGGCGGCTAAACTCTGCGGCTATGTGCTAAGCAGTAAGCAACGAGAGGAGATAGTGAAAAGCCATTTTAATTGTAAGATTCACAATCTCATCATCGCTAAAAATGATAAGCTGCTGTTTATTGCGCTGGATAGTATTAGTATGTTTCAAATCGTAACCAAAGAGCCTATGACAAAGCCTTTCAAAACTTTATGCGCCACATATCATATTCCACCAAAGATAAGAAAGCTTATCTGGTGGGAATTTCAGGCTATAAGCACACATATAGAATCTGGTGCAGATTCTATAAACAACCCTCTACCCTCACACAAAACGCAGCAAGAAAATGATAGTTTTGAGTGCAAAATAAAAAACTTTTTTACTCTTTAA
- a CDS encoding HugZ family heme oxygenase produces the protein MNPQTIISHMNNYHTNELIALCKKYGKKEALINGEVKNATLTGIDLEGLDIIYNDNISLRVEFPQKTDESSLKDAIISLCQSAKPDDSKDIADEIAAFKQGFGSIIIASIDKDGQAIASYAPLMQIHNKLYIYISEVAEHFASISANPQKIEVLFLEDEGKAKSVILRKRLKYRANAHFIERDSEEFNAALNSLESAMGGAGGIKTIRQMRDFHLIELQLGLGRFVKGFGAAFDILPSGEIKQIGTGGGNPHSIPHKMR, from the coding sequence ATGAATCCACAAACCATCATTTCACATATGAATAATTATCACACAAACGAGCTTATTGCGCTCTGTAAAAAATATGGCAAAAAAGAGGCACTCATTAATGGTGAGGTAAAAAATGCCACGCTCACAGGCATTGATCTTGAGGGCTTAGATATTATCTATAATGATAACATTTCCCTGCGCGTGGAGTTTCCGCAAAAGACTGATGAAAGTAGCCTAAAGGACGCTATCATCAGTCTTTGTCAAAGTGCAAAGCCCGATGATAGCAAAGATATAGCTGATGAAATTGCTGCATTCAAGCAGGGCTTTGGCTCAATCATTATTGCAAGTATTGATAAAGACGGACAGGCAATTGCCTCCTATGCGCCTTTAATGCAGATTCATAACAAACTTTATATCTACATTAGCGAGGTTGCCGAACATTTTGCGAGTATCTCTGCAAATCCCCAAAAAATTGAGGTGCTTTTCCTCGAAGATGAGGGCAAAGCAAAGTCTGTCATCTTGCGCAAACGTTTAAAATACCGCGCAAATGCGCATTTTATTGAGCGTGATAGCGAGGAGTTTAATGCCGCGCTTAATAGTTTAGAATCTGCTATGGGCGGTGCTGGTGGCATAAAGACCATTCGTCAAATGCGGGATTTTCATCTCATCGAGTTACAGCTTGGCTTGGGACGCTTTGTAAAGGGCTTTGGCGCGGCTTTTGATATTTTGCCTAGTGGCGAGATTAAGCAAATTGGCACAGGCGGGGGCAATCCTCATTCAATCCCTCATAAAATGCGTTAA
- a CDS encoding DUF4006 family protein, with protein MNGLFGLNGLTGFIIAVVLLLSIVAGLGTCAILTQKDVATSYYKIEHIDSIKQISTDNAQYHKSAN; from the coding sequence ATGAATGGTTTATTTGGACTCAATGGTTTAACAGGGTTTATTATCGCTGTGGTGCTTTTACTTAGCATCGTTGCAGGATTAGGCACTTGCGCAATTCTTACTCAAAAAGATGTTGCGACAAGCTATTACAAGATTGAGCATATAGATTCAATCAAGCAAATCAGCACTGATAATGCCCAATATCACAAAAGCGCGAATTAG
- the murD gene encoding UDP-N-acetylmuramoyl-L-alanine--D-glutamate ligase, with the protein MRISIFGYGVTTTPLVAFLNAQGHKLSIYDDKFQTLHYDEYGNTLLPSSHFESSKSDMEILSPGIPPTHPLVLNAKNLISEYDYFTNLLLQDSQKNGANKAQAPFMIWISGTNGKTTTTEMTTLLLESFGAQSGGNIGTPLAELYTQKPKVWVLETSSFSLHYTHKAYPRIYALLPVKEDHISWHGSFEAYIEDKLSPLARMDSHSVAFIPAQFKDHRLVKTFQGKMIYYEDSADLSQKCSIAMEKIRFKEPFLLDAILALSIAKYAFGADNIDLINRFCIGAHRIAEFYDKHHRLWVDDSKGTNVDATIQAIARYEGIHIMIILGGDDKGANLTPLFESMRGKDIEIFSIGANEKRLIEYAKNYGIPITSCENLQNAMQKIHAKRTLDSKDVVLLSPAAASLDQFKSYKERGEIFTHLALGES; encoded by the coding sequence ATGCGTATAAGTATTTTTGGCTATGGCGTTACGACCACGCCTCTTGTGGCATTTCTCAATGCGCAAGGACATAAACTAAGTATTTATGATGATAAATTTCAAACTCTACATTACGATGAATATGGCAACACTCTGCTTCCCTCCTCACATTTTGAAAGCAGCAAAAGTGATATGGAGATTCTCAGTCCAGGTATCCCGCCCACACACCCTTTAGTGCTTAATGCAAAGAATCTCATCAGCGAGTATGATTATTTTACAAATCTCTTGCTACAAGATTCACAAAAAAATGGTGCAAATAAAGCACAAGCACCCTTTATGATTTGGATTAGCGGGACCAATGGCAAAACAACGACAACCGAGATGACCACACTTTTATTAGAATCTTTTGGTGCGCAAAGCGGCGGTAATATCGGCACACCCCTAGCGGAACTCTACACGCAAAAGCCAAAAGTATGGGTGCTAGAGACAAGCTCCTTTAGTTTGCATTATACGCACAAAGCCTATCCTCGCATTTATGCACTTCTACCTGTAAAAGAAGATCATATTAGTTGGCACGGCAGTTTTGAAGCCTATATAGAGGATAAGCTAAGCCCTTTAGCGCGTATGGATTCTCACTCTGTCGCCTTTATCCCCGCGCAGTTTAAAGACCACCGCCTAGTGAAAACATTTCAAGGGAAAATGATATACTATGAAGATAGCGCGGATTTAAGCCAAAAATGCAGTATCGCTATGGAAAAGATTAGATTCAAAGAGCCATTTTTGCTTGATGCAATTCTTGCGCTAAGTATCGCCAAATACGCCTTTGGTGCGGATAATATCGATTTAATTAATCGCTTTTGTATTGGCGCACACAGAATCGCGGAGTTTTATGACAAACATCATCGCTTATGGGTTGATGATAGCAAGGGAACGAATGTCGATGCGACCATTCAGGCAATCGCGCGATATGAGGGAATACATATTATGATTATCCTCGGTGGCGATGATAAGGGCGCAAATCTCACGCCACTCTTTGAATCTATGCGTGGCAAGGATATTGAGATTTTTAGCATAGGTGCTAATGAAAAAAGACTCATCGAGTATGCAAAAAACTATGGGATTCCAATCACATCTTGTGAAAACCTGCAAAATGCTATGCAAAAAATTCACGCAAAACGCACACTAGATTCTAAAGATGTTGTTTTACTCTCTCCAGCTGCTGCGAGTTTGGATCAGTTTAAATCTTATAAAGAGAGGGGGGAAATTTTCACCCACCTTGCTTTGGGAGAATCTTAG
- the mraY gene encoding phospho-N-acetylmuramoyl-pentapeptide-transferase — translation MLYWLYQTFGINIFSYITFRAGVAFFCAFGFSIALMPYFIKWAKAKKANQPISTYVAAHEGKKNTPTMGGIVFVISMLCASLLCVNLFNPYVLLGLFCIISFSFIGARDDYMKISAKSNAGMSAKMKFFLLFVVSLIITALLLYIGHNTNLYIPFMKYPLFDMGDFTIANIPIIALAFWILVFLATSNAVNITDGLDGLATVPSICALFSLSIFVYVAGHAGFSGYLLWPKVVDSGELVILSVSLIGALFGFLWYNCHPAQVFMGDSGSLALGGFIAFMAIVSNNEILLLLIGIIFVIEALSVILQVGSYKYRQKRIFAMAPIHHHFEVRGWAENKIIVRFWIIAILANLIALLSLKIR, via the coding sequence ATGCTGTATTGGCTCTATCAAACTTTTGGTATCAATATCTTTTCTTATATTACTTTCCGCGCGGGGGTGGCATTTTTTTGTGCCTTTGGCTTTAGTATCGCCCTAATGCCTTATTTTATCAAATGGGCGAAGGCAAAAAAGGCAAATCAGCCCATTTCTACCTATGTAGCCGCGCACGAGGGCAAAAAGAATACCCCCACAATGGGCGGAATCGTATTTGTTATAAGTATGCTTTGTGCCTCTTTGCTCTGTGTGAATCTCTTTAATCCCTATGTATTGCTCGGGCTTTTTTGCATCATTAGCTTTAGTTTCATTGGCGCAAGAGATGATTATATGAAAATTTCAGCCAAAAGCAATGCTGGAATGAGTGCAAAAATGAAGTTTTTTCTCCTTTTTGTTGTCTCTTTAATCATTACCGCTTTACTTTTATACATAGGGCATAATACAAACCTTTATATTCCATTTATGAAATATCCGCTCTTTGATATGGGTGATTTTACAATCGCAAACATTCCTATCATCGCCCTTGCCTTTTGGATTCTTGTATTTTTGGCTACAAGCAATGCCGTAAATATTACAGATGGGCTTGATGGATTAGCCACCGTGCCGAGTATTTGCGCTCTTTTTTCATTATCAATTTTTGTATATGTGGCAGGACACGCGGGATTTTCTGGCTATTTATTATGGCCCAAAGTCGTAGATAGTGGGGAGCTCGTTATTCTCTCTGTGTCGCTCATCGGTGCACTTTTTGGATTTTTATGGTATAACTGCCACCCCGCACAAGTCTTTATGGGGGATAGTGGTAGCCTCGCACTTGGAGGCTTCATAGCTTTTATGGCGATTGTCTCAAATAACGAGATTCTGCTTTTGCTCATTGGCATTATTTTTGTGATTGAAGCTCTTTCTGTGATTTTGCAGGTGGGAAGCTACAAGTATCGACAAAAACGCATTTTTGCTATGGCACCTATTCATCATCATTTTGAAGTGCGTGGCTGGGCGGAAAATAAAATCATTGTGCGCTTTTGGATTATTGCAATTTTGGCAAATCTCATCGCACTTTTAAGTCTAAAGATTCGCTAA
- the ccoN gene encoding cytochrome-c oxidase, cbb3-type subunit I, with the protein MQTNTLEYDYSIAKLFVFSAMAFGFVGLLIGVVIAFQMAFPDLNYLASEYGTFGRLRPLHTNGIIYGFTLSGIWASWYYLGQRVLKITYKEHCFLHAVGLAHFWIYIVLMVLAVVTLFAGLTQSKEYSELIWPLDILVVVVWVLWGVSLFGSMGVRREQTIYISLWYFIATFVGISALYIFNNLSVPTYFVAGIGSMLHSISFYAGTNDAMVQWWWGHNAVAFVFTSGIIGLIYYFLPKESGQPIFSYKLTLFSFWGLMFIYIWAGGHHLIYSTTPDWIQTLGSVFSVILILPSWGTAINMLLTMRGQWHQIKESPMIKFLILASTWYMLTTLEGPIQSIRSVNGLAHFTDWIIGHVHDAALGWVGFMVIAACFHMVPRIFKRELYSKKLMDAQFWIMTTGIILYFSSMWIAGITQGMMWRDYDANGSLIYSFIHTVTALFPYYLIRAIGGLMYLIGFIMFIYNILMTISSGRVLDKEPQNATPMAA; encoded by the coding sequence ATGCAGACAAACACGCTCGAGTATGATTACTCAATTGCTAAGTTATTTGTTTTCTCTGCGATGGCTTTTGGATTTGTAGGGCTGCTCATCGGGGTAGTGATTGCATTTCAAATGGCATTCCCAGATTTAAACTATCTAGCTTCAGAATATGGAACTTTTGGTAGGCTTCGACCTCTTCATACTAATGGTATTATCTATGGTTTTACTCTTAGTGGGATTTGGGCTTCTTGGTATTATTTAGGGCAAAGGGTGCTTAAGATTACCTATAAAGAGCATTGTTTCTTGCATGCAGTGGGACTAGCGCATTTTTGGATATACATTGTGCTTATGGTGCTTGCAGTGGTTACACTTTTTGCTGGACTAACGCAATCTAAAGAATATTCTGAACTTATTTGGCCTCTTGATATTCTTGTAGTTGTTGTGTGGGTATTGTGGGGCGTGAGCCTATTTGGAAGTATGGGTGTGAGACGTGAGCAAACAATTTATATCTCATTGTGGTATTTCATCGCTACATTTGTTGGTATTTCTGCGCTTTACATTTTCAATAACCTTTCGGTTCCAACTTATTTCGTCGCGGGTATAGGGAGTATGTTGCACTCTATTTCATTCTATGCTGGGACAAATGACGCGATGGTGCAATGGTGGTGGGGACATAATGCTGTTGCATTCGTCTTTACTTCAGGTATCATTGGGTTAATCTATTACTTCCTCCCTAAAGAATCTGGACAGCCTATATTCTCATATAAGCTTACATTATTCTCATTCTGGGGACTTATGTTTATTTATATTTGGGCAGGCGGACACCACCTTATTTACTCAACTACGCCTGATTGGATTCAGACACTTGGTTCTGTGTTTTCAGTTATTTTGATTTTGCCTTCGTGGGGGACAGCAATCAATATGTTGCTTACTATGCGTGGTCAATGGCATCAAATTAAAGAATCTCCAATGATAAAATTCCTCATCCTTGCTTCAACTTGGTATATGCTTACCACACTTGAAGGACCGATTCAGTCTATCCGTTCTGTCAATGGCTTGGCTCACTTTACAGACTGGATTATCGGACACGTTCATGATGCAGCTCTTGGTTGGGTAGGATTTATGGTTATTGCTGCGTGCTTCCATATGGTGCCTAGAATCTTCAAGCGAGAGCTTTACTCTAAAAAGCTTATGGACGCGCAATTCTGGATTATGACTACAGGTATTATCCTTTACTTCTCAAGTATGTGGATTGCAGGTATCACACAAGGTATGATGTGGAGAGATTATGATGCGAATGGAAGTCTTATTTATAGCTTTATTCACACAGTAACTGCGCTCTTCCCATACTATCTTATTCGTGCGATTGGTGGGCTTATGTATTTGATAGGATTCATTATGTTTATTTACAACATTCTTATGACTATCTCATCAGGTAGGGTTCTTGACAAAGAACCTCAAAATGCTACACCTATGGCAGCATAA
- a CDS encoding sulfite exporter TauE/SafE family protein, which produces MAVEILIILGFTSGVAAGFFGIGGGVIIVPCLLILGMQMEYAIGVSIMQMVFSSTFGSLINIFQKKLDIYHGVFVGLGGLIGASFSGIIVDSLSSQILLLLFLLLSAVSFYKYVFNVKTQANPTPPITNPFKQKFLMIGAGFLTGIFAVSLGVGGGLILAPILAYYLGFDSKKVVPISLFFIIFASISGSLSLAAHDLIDFRAGIIIGISSMIGVSFGIYLISKVTLHNHRYALIGIYAFSIILTLWKVAQSFGLL; this is translated from the coding sequence ATGGCTGTTGAAATACTCATTATTCTTGGCTTTACAAGTGGCGTGGCGGCTGGATTCTTTGGTATAGGTGGAGGCGTGATTATCGTGCCTTGTTTGCTTATTCTGGGTATGCAAATGGAGTATGCTATCGGTGTATCCATTATGCAAATGGTTTTTTCCTCAACCTTTGGCTCACTCATTAATATTTTTCAAAAAAAGCTTGACATTTATCACGGCGTTTTTGTGGGGCTAGGCGGACTTATTGGGGCATCATTTAGCGGAATAATCGTGGATTCACTCTCTTCGCAAATCCTCCTCCTACTCTTTTTGCTCCTATCTGCGGTGAGTTTTTACAAATATGTCTTTAATGTCAAAACACAAGCTAACCCCACGCCACCTATTACTAATCCTTTCAAGCAAAAGTTTTTGATGATTGGTGCAGGATTCTTAACGGGCATATTTGCTGTGAGCTTGGGAGTTGGTGGAGGGCTTATCCTCGCGCCTATTTTGGCGTATTATCTAGGTTTTGATTCTAAAAAGGTTGTGCCTATTTCGCTTTTTTTTATTATTTTTGCTTCGATTTCTGGCTCACTTTCACTTGCTGCGCACGATTTGATTGACTTTAGAGCCGGTATTATCATCGGTATATCCTCAATGATTGGAGTGTCTTTTGGAATCTATCTCATCAGTAAGGTTACACTGCATAATCATCGTTATGCGCTTATTGGCATATACGCATTCTCTATTATTCTTACATTGTGGAAAGTAGCCCAAAGTTTTGGCTTACTCTAA